From the genome of Papaver somniferum cultivar HN1 chromosome 2, ASM357369v1, whole genome shotgun sequence, one region includes:
- the LOC113346969 gene encoding chloroplast stem-loop binding protein of 41 kDa b, chloroplastic-like codes for MAMATSRLVVVQQKQPSSCLLSPSSLSDFNGIRLKHPIQYKRKEWQTRGALQVQASAAKKILIMGGTRFIGIFLSRLLVKEGHQVTLFTRGKAPISQPLPGESEQDYLDFSSKISHLKGDRKDYDFVKTSLAAEGFDVVYDINGREAEEVEPILDALPKLEQYIYCSSAGVYLKSDLLPHFESDAVDPKSRHKGKLETESLLVSKGVNWTSLRPVYIYGPLNYNPVEEWFFHRLKAGRPIPIPNSGNQITQLGHVKDLATAFINVLGNDKASQQVFNISGDKYVTFDGLARACAKAGGFPEPELVHYNPKEFDFGKKKAFPFRDQHFFASIEKAKSELGWKPEYDLVEGLTDSYDLDFGRGTFRKAADFSTDDMILEKCLVPQ; via the exons ATGGCAATGGCAACAAGTAGGTTGGTGGTGGTGCAACAAAAACAACCATCCTCATGTCTATTATCACCATCATCTCTTTCTGACTTCAATGGTATTAGACTGAAACACCCAATTCAG TACAAAAGAAAGGAATGGCAGACAAGAGGAGCATTGCAGGTGCAAGCATCAGCTGCAAAGAAAATCCTGATAATGGGAGGAACCAGATTTATTGGTATCTTTTTGTCTAGGCTCCTTGTGAAGGAAGGTCATCAA GTAACTTTGTTCACAAGAGGGAAAGCACCAATCAGCCAACCATTACCTGGGGAGTCAGAGCAAGATTACCTAGATTTCTCTTCCAAG ATCTCGCACTTGAAAGGAGACAGGAAGGACTATGATTTTGTCAAGACTAGCCTAGCAGCTGAAGGCTTTGACGTTGTCTATGATATCAATG GACGAGaggcagaagaagtagaacccATACTGGACGCGCTTCCAAAGCTTGAGCA GTACATATACTGTTCATCCGCTGGTGTATATCTGAAGTCTGATTTACTGCCTCATTTTGAG TCTGATGCAGTGGATCCCAAGAGCAGGCACAAGGGAAAACTTGAAACAGAGAGTTTACTTGTATCAAAGGGTGTAAACTGGACTTCCTTGAGACCAGTTTATATCTATGGTCCTTTGAATTACAACCCTGTTGAAGAATGGTTTTTCCACAGATTGAAGGCCGGTCGACCAATCCCCATACCAAATTCTGGCAACCAGATAACACAATTGGGACATGTTAAG GATTTAGCGACTGCATTTATTAACGTTCTTGGTAACGATAAAGCGAGCCAGCAAGTGTTTAACATATCTGGAGATAAATATGTGACATTCGATGGATTGGCAAGGGCTTGCGCTAAG GCTGGTGGATTTCCTGAACCAGAACTAGTTCACTACAATCCTAAGGAATTCGACTTTGGCAAAAAGAAGGCATTCCCCTTCAGAGACCAG CATTTCTTTGCATCAATTGAGAAAGCGAAGAGTGAATTGGGGTGGAAACCAGAATATGATTTGGTGGAAGGTCTAACAGACTCCTACGATCTTGATTTCGGTAGGGGAACTTTCAGAAAAGCGGCTGACTTCTCAACCGATGACATGATTCTTGAAAAATGTCTTGTTCCACAATAA
- the LOC113346970 gene encoding sperm-associated antigen 1-like yields MASPASSSLNKIERAHQMYRDGQHEEALEFYTEALSMAKSKSQKIALHSNRAACFLKLHDFKKAADECTLVLELDQRHTGALMLRAQTLVTLREYHSALFDVNRLMELNPSSDVYHNLHSRLKTQLSLAPIPESEEEITVAEMEDFDKLEEEGDIEDQVEYEKEEAEKKEQGVEVEKPEEEKEELVCEEMATDKNSTEIVPSLEVPAMQVSKDLNTPHSQGWQAIPKPKGHSNLDYSRWDSVEDDSSDDDDSDEDDDEEESQPQYRFRLKTVGVRPVK; encoded by the exons ATGGCGTCGCCGGCATCATCATCGCTAAACAAAATAGAAAGAGCTCATCAGATGTATCGAGATGGACAACACGAGGAAGCATTAGAGTTCTATACTGAAGCACTTTCTATGGCTAAATCAAAATCCCAAAAGATCGCTCTTCACAGCAATCGCGCTGCTTGTTTCTTAAAATTACACGATTTTAAAAAG GCAGCAGACGAATGCACATTGGTTCTAGAGTTGGATCAAAGACACACTGGAGCATTGATGCTACGGGCACAGACACTGGTTACTCTTAGAGAATATCATTCGGCACTCTTTGATGTCAATAGACTTATGGAGCTAAATCCATCATCTGATGTTTATCATAATCTACACTCACGGCTCAAGACCCAATTG TCGCTGGCGCCAATTCCTGAATCCGAAGAAGAGATAACGGTGGCGGAGATGGAAGATTTTGACAAACTAGAAGAAGAGGGAGATATAGAAGATCAAGTAGAGTACGAAAAAGAAGAAGCAGAAAAGAAAGAACAAGGAGTAGAAGTAGAAAAACccgaagaagaaaaggaagaactTGTGTGTGAAGAAATGGCAACAGATAAGAATAGCACAGAAATTGTTCCTAGTCTTGAAGTTCCTGCCATGCAGGTTTCCAAGGACTTAAATACTCCACATTCCCAAGGATGGCAGGCAATTCCAAAACCAAAAGGGCACTCTAATTTGGACTACTCACGATGGGACAGTGTTGAAGATGATtcaagtgatgatgatgattcagatgaagacgatgatgaggAAGAGTCTCAGCCTCAGTACCGGTTCCGTTTAAAAACTGTTGGAGTACGGCCAGTGAAGTGA